AGCAGGGCCTTGAGCCCCACGGGGTAGATCGGCTCCACCACGGACCGCACGGCGGCGGCGTACTGCTGGATCTCCCACTGGGCGTGGCTGTCGGCCCGCAGGCGGATGAAGTGGGCCGCGGCCTGGAGGCTCACGGTCCAGTAGACCTCGGAGTAGAGCCCCAGGGGCAGCACGCAGCGGGCCTGCTCTCGGCAGACTCCCAGCGACAGCAGCTCCTTGTAGTGGGCCACGGCACCCCGGCAGCTCTCCAGGTAGCTCTCCATTGCCCGGGCGCGGCCGGTCTCGTCGATCTCGCCCTCGCTGCCCTGCTTGTTCACCTTGGCCTGCCGCCGGAAGGCTGCGGGCACGAAGAACTCGTCCTCGGGGAACTCCACGTAGCGGCCGCTGATCTCGTTGAACTCCGAGCCGATCCGGTGCTTCATCCACTGGCGGAACACGAAGATGGGCGCCTTCACGTGCAGCGTCAGAGCCGTGTGGCGGAAGGGCGAGGTGTGCTCGTGCTCGGCCAGGTAGCCGATCAGCTTGGCATCGCCCTCCTCGAAGGCCTCCCTCCGCTTGCCGAAGGACACCCGGGCCGCATTCACCACGGATAGGTCCGACCCCATGTGGTCGATGAGACGGACGAAACCTTTGTCGAGGACTCGAATTTCCGGGCTGGCCATTCAGCTTCACTCCGCAGTCCGGATAGTGTAGCCCTGGTCTGGGCCCTTCGGCTTTCCCGGGGACCATGGGAGAATGGGACCCGGGCCCCACAGGACCGCCGGCTGGTTTGCGCCAGCCCGGAGGTGAGGTCCTCCCTTTCCGGAGACCCAGATGAAGTTTTTTATCGACACCGCCAACATCGACGAGATCAAGCGCATCAACGCCCTGGGCGTGCTGGACGGAGTGACCACCAATCCGAGCCTCATCGCCAAGGAGACCGGCAAGCCCTTCGAGGAGATCATCGCGGAGATCTGCCAGATCGTGGACGGCCCCATCAGCGCCGAGGTCATCGGCCTGGAGGCCCCCGCCATGATCGAGGAGGGCCGCCGCCTGTCGAAGATCCACAAGAACGTGGTGGTGAAGCTGCCGCTCATCGCCGAGGGCCTCAAGGCCTGCAAGGCGCTCAGCGCCGAGGGCATCCACACCAACGTGACCCTCTGCTTCAGCGCCACCCAGGCCCTCATGGCCGCCAAGGCCGGCGCCACCTACGTATCCCCCTTCGTGGGCCGCCTCGATGACATCAACCTCGATGGCATGGAGCTCATCCGCGAGATCGTGGCCATCTTCGAGAACTACGGCTTCGCCACCCAGTGCCTGGCGGCTTCCATCCGCCAGCCCCGCCACGTCACCGACGCGGCCCTGGCCGGCGCCCACGTGGCCACCATCCCCACCAAGGTCTTCGACCAGATGCTGAAGCACCCCCTCACAGACAAGGGCGTGGAAGGGTTCCTCGCTGATTGGAAGAAGAGCGGGAGATGATCCGCTCCAGCCTGCGGGCCGCCGTCGCCGTCCTCACCCTCATCCTCGGCACCACCCTGGCGGCCCAGGTTGCGCCCCCCTCCACCGCGGCTCCGGCTCCCGTCCCGCACCCCGACTGTGTCTTCTGCCGCATCATCGCCGGCACCGCGCCCTCACGGAAGGTGTACGAGAACCAGTACGTGCTGGCCTTCTGGGACATCCGGCCCCGGGCCAAGGTGCATCTGCTGGTGATCCCCAAGCAGCACGTGGCCAGCCTCAAGGAGCTGGATGACCTGTCCGTGGAGACCCGGGCGGCCCTGCTCAGCGCCTGCGTGAAGGTGGCCAGGGACCAGGGCATCCTCGAGGACGGCTTCCGGCTCATCTCCAATTCGGGCACGAACGCCAGCCAGAGCGTGTTCCACCTCCACTTCCACGTGGTGGGCGGCGAGCGGCTCCGCGAGGACGCCATCACGAAAGACCCGGCAGCGCGCTGAACCCACCGGGGAAGGCCCCCGATACCAGTAGCCAGGCTCCTGTTCCGCAAGGTATCGTTCCTCCATCTGCCCTTTCCCGACCCTTCGGTCGGGACACGGATGCGGGCCTCCGGTACCGCCTGCCCCTGGGCCGGTGCCCGCCCTTCCAAGGAGCCCCCATGCGCCTCCGCTCACCCCTCCGTTTCCTCCTCCTCTGCGCCGGCCTGATGCCCGGGCTCCTGGCCGCAGATGGCCCGACCATCGACACGCCCCTGGTGTGGAAGCCGACGTCGAAGCTCCTGGAGGCCACGGGAACCCTCAATCTCACGCCCTTCGCCGCCAGGAAGATCGTCTTCCTGCCCATCACGGACACCCGCAAGGACAAGACCGTGATCGGCGAGAACCGGGAGAAGTCCTACACCCGGTACGTGAGCACCACGGATGATGTCCCGGCCTTCCTGACCAAGCAGCTGATCGAGCAGATGAAGGATCTCGGCCTTCCCGTCGTGGACAAGCCCGCCGAGGGCGGCGCCGTGGTCAGCTGCGAGCTGGTCCGGTTCTCCGTCATCGAGACGGGCACCTACCAGGGCGAGCTGAGGCTCATCATCCAGGTGCGGTCCGGCGACAAGGTCGTGTGGCGCGGCGTGGTGGCAGGCAAGGCCACGCGGTTCGGCCGCTCCTACAAGCTGGAGAATTACCACGAAGTGCTCAGCGACACCGTGATGGACGTCCTCACCCGCCTGCTGTCGGACGAGGTCTTCATGAGCGTGCTCGCCGGCAAGGCCATGGTCGTGGCCGTTCCCTAGGCCCGCCGGTTCCTTCCCCCCGGCCCTCCGGGACCACCCGATGCCCCACACCTTCACGATCCCCCTGCTTAGGGCCTCGATCTGGTCCCAGGAGGGTCCGGAGGTCCGGTCTCCGTTCCTGGACCGGGCCTCCGGCCCCCCGGACGTGGCCTACCTCGATCCCCTGATCCGCCGGCGCCTCAGCCCCCTGGGTCGGGCCATGCTGCACTGCGCCCACCGGGCCGCCGGCGACCGGGGACCGATGCCCTCGGTCTTCACCTCCCGGCACGGCGAGGCGGTCCGGACCGTGCCCGTGCTGGAGGATCTGGCCCAAGGACTGCTCCCCTCCCCCACGCAGTTCTCCATGAACGTCCACAACGCCACCGCTGGCATCTGGTCCATCGCGCGGCGGGATCCCAGCCCCTCCAGCTCGCTGGCCGCCGGACCGGAGTCTTTCGCCTGGGGGCTGGTGGAAGCCCAGGCCATCCACGCGGCGGATCCTGGAAGGCCTGTCCTCTTCGTCCACGGAGACGCCCCTCTTCCGCCCCTGCTCGCCGACTTCGACGAGGCTCCGCGTCCGCTGCACGCGCTGGCCCTGCTGATCGGCCTCCCCGCGATCCACCACCTGATCCTGACCTGGTCGCCGGAAGACCGCCCGCCGGAAGTCGACGGATCAAGGGAAGGCCCCGACGCCCTCGCCTTCGAGGTGCCCGGAGGGCCCTGGGTGACCGGCGCGTGGGCCTGGCGCGTGGCGTAGCCCCATGCGCCGGATCATCAAGATCCCCGCCAGCGCCGTGGGATTCACGGCCCTGGGCGTGGGGGGAATCCTCTTCTCGCTGCTGGGCCTGCCCCTGCTGCGGCTGGGCCCCGGGGGTCCCGCCGCCCTCCAGCGCCGCACGCGCTGGGTCATCCACCGGTTCTTCAAGGGGATGGTCTGGTTCCTCTCCACGGCCGGGCTTTTCCGTCTCCGGACCGAGCGCCTGCCGGAACGCAGGGCCCTGGACGGCACCCTGATCCTGGCGACGCACCCTGGCTACCTCGATGTCGTCCTGCTGCTGGCCCTGCTGGAGCGGCTCACCTGCGTGGTGAAGGAGGGCATCTGGACCAACCCGCTGTTCGGCCGGGTGGTGCGGGCCGCGGGGTACATCCCCGCCCTGGGTCCCGAGTCCGTCCTCGAAGCCGGGACCCGGGCCCTGGAACGGGGCGAGGCCCTGCTCCTCTTCCCCGAGGGCACCCGGACGGATCCGCACCAGCCGCACGCCTTCCACCGGGGGGCAGCCCACTTGGTCCTCCGGTCCAGGCCCCCCGTCCTGCCCCTCTTGCTCAGCTGCACTCCACCGCTGCTGGCCAAGGGTCACAGGTGGTTCGAGATCCCCCGGGATTCATGCGATTATTGCATTCGAGCCACTGAGCAGCTGGAGGTGCCCTGGTCGGACCTTGAGGGTCTA
This DNA window, taken from Geothrix edaphica, encodes the following:
- a CDS encoding lysophospholipid acyltransferase family protein — translated: MRRIIKIPASAVGFTALGVGGILFSLLGLPLLRLGPGGPAALQRRTRWVIHRFFKGMVWFLSTAGLFRLRTERLPERRALDGTLILATHPGYLDVVLLLALLERLTCVVKEGIWTNPLFGRVVRAAGYIPALGPESVLEAGTRALERGEALLLFPEGTRTDPHQPHAFHRGAAHLVLRSRPPVLPLLLSCTPPLLAKGHRWFEIPRDSCDYCIRATEQLEVPWSDLEGLPVPLAARKLTRWLEGRFNQETTHAGHHAD
- the thyX gene encoding FAD-dependent thymidylate synthase, with the protein product MASPEIRVLDKGFVRLIDHMGSDLSVVNAARVSFGKRREAFEEGDAKLIGYLAEHEHTSPFRHTALTLHVKAPIFVFRQWMKHRIGSEFNEISGRYVEFPEDEFFVPAAFRRQAKVNKQGSEGEIDETGRARAMESYLESCRGAVAHYKELLSLGVCREQARCVLPLGLYSEVYWTVSLQAAAHFIRLRADSHAQWEIQQYAAAVRSVVEPIYPVGLKALLTSGKG
- a CDS encoding histidine triad nucleotide-binding protein, with the protein product MIRSSLRAAVAVLTLILGTTLAAQVAPPSTAAPAPVPHPDCVFCRIIAGTAPSRKVYENQYVLAFWDIRPRAKVHLLVIPKQHVASLKELDDLSVETRAALLSACVKVARDQGILEDGFRLISNSGTNASQSVFHLHFHVVGGERLREDAITKDPAAR
- the fsa gene encoding fructose-6-phosphate aldolase — its product is MKFFIDTANIDEIKRINALGVLDGVTTNPSLIAKETGKPFEEIIAEICQIVDGPISAEVIGLEAPAMIEEGRRLSKIHKNVVVKLPLIAEGLKACKALSAEGIHTNVTLCFSATQALMAAKAGATYVSPFVGRLDDINLDGMELIREIVAIFENYGFATQCLAASIRQPRHVTDAALAGAHVATIPTKVFDQMLKHPLTDKGVEGFLADWKKSGR
- a CDS encoding beta-ketoacyl synthase chain length factor, whose product is MPHTFTIPLLRASIWSQEGPEVRSPFLDRASGPPDVAYLDPLIRRRLSPLGRAMLHCAHRAAGDRGPMPSVFTSRHGEAVRTVPVLEDLAQGLLPSPTQFSMNVHNATAGIWSIARRDPSPSSSLAAGPESFAWGLVEAQAIHAADPGRPVLFVHGDAPLPPLLADFDEAPRPLHALALLIGLPAIHHLILTWSPEDRPPEVDGSREGPDALAFEVPGGPWVTGAWAWRVA